The following are from one region of the Pseudohongiella spirulinae genome:
- a CDS encoding NAD(P)/FAD-dependent oxidoreductase — MEEIDICIVGAGALGLAIASRLSEDFPASVIVVIEQHSLPGQETSSRNSEVIHAGLYYRPGSLKARCCVDGRELLYAFCHDYDISVRKTGKLIVAQAGEEAQLQTILENASLCGVDTLQLLSATELRRREPEIRGLAAIWSPDTGIIDSHAYLETLAGLAQHRGVIFANRTRFNGARYDWQSGQFRLAIQSGTDSIGRSEEGLQCRVLINSAGLGAAAVAETIHLENGLTTVAPQMLYSKGNYFSLTGPSPFQTLVYPVPDISGRGLGIHATLDLQGHCRFGPDVEPLDQNVFDPRQPDYRVDSNRLDDFVGQIRRYYPGLCEGRLMPDYSGIRARALTGSGETDFDIRYHWQTSAAVIHLLGIESPGLTASLAIAARISEQIHDSRLLNKVITDIGTAGQ; from the coding sequence ATGGAAGAAATTGATATCTGTATTGTAGGCGCCGGAGCCCTTGGTCTGGCTATTGCCAGTCGTCTGTCTGAGGACTTCCCCGCCTCTGTTATCGTCGTCATTGAGCAGCATTCCCTGCCCGGCCAGGAAACAAGCAGCCGCAACAGCGAGGTTATTCACGCCGGGCTTTATTATCGCCCCGGAAGCCTGAAGGCGCGTTGCTGCGTTGATGGACGCGAGCTTCTGTATGCCTTTTGCCATGATTACGACATTAGCGTAAGAAAAACAGGCAAACTGATAGTTGCTCAGGCTGGAGAGGAAGCACAGCTGCAGACCATACTGGAAAATGCGAGTCTCTGTGGTGTTGATACGCTACAGCTTTTATCAGCCACCGAACTGCGCAGACGAGAGCCGGAGATACGGGGGTTGGCGGCCATATGGTCTCCGGATACCGGAATCATTGACAGTCACGCCTACCTTGAAACTCTGGCGGGTCTGGCTCAGCACCGAGGTGTGATATTCGCTAACAGAACACGTTTTAACGGTGCCCGGTATGATTGGCAAAGTGGGCAGTTCAGATTGGCTATTCAGTCTGGAACAGATAGTATCGGGCGCAGCGAAGAAGGCTTGCAATGTCGTGTACTGATTAACAGTGCTGGTCTTGGTGCAGCAGCCGTCGCAGAAACGATCCATCTGGAAAACGGTCTGACAACCGTGGCACCACAGATGCTTTACAGCAAGGGCAATTACTTTAGCCTGACAGGACCTTCACCCTTTCAAACCCTGGTGTATCCGGTTCCGGACATTTCAGGGCGTGGTCTTGGAATTCACGCCACGCTCGATTTACAGGGACACTGCCGTTTCGGGCCGGATGTAGAGCCTCTCGACCAAAACGTCTTTGACCCGCGCCAGCCCGACTATCGGGTTGATAGCAATCGTCTGGACGATTTTGTCGGTCAGATTCGACGCTACTATCCCGGCCTTTGTGAGGGGCGTCTGATGCCCGACTACTCGGGCATCAGAGCTCGCGCCTTGACTGGCTCTGGCGAGACCGATTTTGATATTCGTTACCATTGGCAGACCTCGGCAGCTGTGATTCATCTGCTGGGCATCGAATCTCCCGGATTGACAGCCTCACTGGCAATTGCAGCCCGGATTTCAGAGCAAATTCACGACTCCCGGCTGCTCAATAAGGTGATTACTGATATTGGGACTGCAGGTCAGTGA